From the genome of Nitrospirae bacterium CG2_30_53_67, one region includes:
- a CDS encoding glutamate-1-semialdehyde-2,1-aminomutase produces the protein MTNRSEKLFQQAIKLIPGGVNSPVRAFKSVGGTPIFIERAEGSRIYDVDGNAYIDYVGSWGPMIVGHAHPRVIETLTRALAKGTSFGAPTELEIELAQMVIDAVPSIEMVRMVNSGTEATMSAIRVARGFTGRDKIIKFEGCYHGHADGLLVKAGSGAATFGVPTSPGVPKDYARNTLTAPFNDLHAVQEIIEKQGEEIACIILEPLPGNMGVIPPGKGFLEGLKKITQEHGIVLIFDEVMSGFRAAYGGAQERYGVRPDMTTLGKIIGGGLPVGAYGGRREIMEQVSPSGPIYQAGTLSGNPLAMTAGIETLKILSEPGAYEKLERSTDMLCAGIRTAFGKAGIPAYQTRVGAMFCTFFTGDPVSDYASASRSDTKRFGKFFHNMLKNGVNLAPSQFEAAFMSLAHTEEDIEKTIEACGKSLKGL, from the coding sequence ATGACGAATCGGTCGGAAAAATTGTTTCAGCAGGCAATAAAACTCATCCCAGGCGGGGTCAACAGTCCGGTCAGGGCGTTTAAATCCGTAGGCGGAACGCCGATCTTTATCGAACGGGCGGAGGGGAGCAGGATCTACGACGTGGACGGCAATGCGTACATCGACTATGTGGGATCCTGGGGCCCCATGATCGTGGGGCATGCCCATCCGAGGGTGATCGAGACATTGACCCGGGCACTCGCCAAAGGGACGAGCTTCGGCGCCCCCACGGAACTCGAGATCGAGCTGGCCCAAATGGTTATAGACGCCGTGCCGTCCATCGAGATGGTCCGCATGGTCAACTCCGGGACCGAGGCGACCATGAGCGCGATCCGCGTGGCAAGGGGATTCACCGGAAGGGACAAGATCATCAAGTTTGAAGGGTGCTACCACGGACACGCCGACGGCCTGCTGGTCAAGGCCGGATCCGGCGCCGCGACCTTCGGCGTCCCGACCAGCCCGGGTGTGCCCAAGGACTATGCGAGAAACACCCTCACCGCGCCGTTTAATGACCTCCATGCCGTGCAGGAGATCATTGAAAAACAAGGGGAAGAGATCGCCTGCATCATTCTCGAACCCCTGCCGGGCAACATGGGCGTGATCCCTCCCGGAAAAGGTTTTCTCGAAGGTCTGAAAAAGATCACCCAGGAACACGGGATCGTGCTGATCTTCGACGAGGTGATGAGCGGGTTCCGGGCGGCTTATGGAGGCGCCCAGGAACGCTACGGCGTGCGGCCCGACATGACAACCCTCGGCAAGATCATCGGTGGAGGCCTTCCGGTCGGGGCCTACGGCGGCCGGAGAGAGATCATGGAACAAGTCTCGCCCTCGGGGCCCATCTACCAGGCCGGGACCCTCTCCGGGAACCCGTTGGCCATGACCGCGGGGATCGAAACCCTGAAGATCCTCTCTGAACCCGGCGCCTATGAAAAACTGGAGCGCAGCACGGACATGCTCTGCGCCGGGATCCGGACGGCCTTCGGCAAAGCCGGCATTCCGGCCTACCAGACCCGTGTGGGCGCTATGTTCTGCACCTTCTTCACGGGTGATCCGGTCTCGGACTATGCAAGCGCGTCCCGGTCGGACACGAAACGTTTCGGGAAATTCTTTCACAACATGCTGAAGAATGGCGTGAACCTGGCGCCCTCCCAGTTTGAGGCGGCCTTCATGTCCCTGGCCCACACCGAAGAGGACATCGAAAAGACCATCGAGGCCTGCGGAAAAAGTTTAAAGGGCTTATAA